In Thermus islandicus DSM 21543, the genomic stretch AGGGAAGGCTCCCCGCTCGCTTCGCCCCTATGGGCGAAAGCCTGGCCAGCATCCTCGGCCACCTCCTGGAAAACGCCCTCGAGGCGGCCCAAAGTGAGGTGGGCCTCCGTTTCCTAGAGGGGGAAAGGCTATGGGTGGAGGTCCTTGACGACGGACCCGGCCTTCCCGAGGGGAAGGAAGCCCCTTTCCTCCCCGGGGCGAGCGGCCGGGGCGCGGGTCGGGGGTACGGCCTCGCCTTGGCCCGGGCCCAGGCGCGGGCCCTGGGGGGCGAGGTGGGCTACCATAGGAGGGAGGGATGGACGGTTTTTTGGCTGAGCCTGCCCGAGCCCTCATCGTGGAGGACGACCAGCGGATAGCCAACCTCCATCGGGCCTTTCTAGAGGAGGAGGGGCTCGGCGTGGTGGGGATCGCGGGAAGCCTTCGAGAGGCCTGGGCCCTCCTAGAAGAAGGCCCCGATCTGGTTCTCCTGGACCTCTATCTCCCTGACGGCCACGGACTGGAGCTCCTACCGGCCCTGCAGGGGATTTATACCGTGGTCATCACCGCCGCCAAGGACGTGCCCACGGTGGAGCGGGCCCTCTTGGGTGGGGCCATGGACTACCTGGTGAAGCCTTTCGGGCGCTCCCGGATCAGG encodes the following:
- a CDS encoding response regulator, whose translation is MDGFLAEPARALIVEDDQRIANLHRAFLEEEGLGVVGIAGSLREAWALLEEGPDLVLLDLYLPDGHGLELLPALQGIYTVVITAAKDVPTVERALLGGAMDYLVKPFGRSRIREALIRFRAFQNLKGKKEISQADVDRLLGRRQAPKGLDPLTLGQVLAILRGGVALTVEEVAEALGLSRVTAWRYLETLRQEGWLQAEVRHGKPGRPSRAYRLEVPGGG